Proteins encoded together in one Sulfitobacter pontiacus window:
- a CDS encoding xanthine dehydrogenase family protein subunit M encodes MYDFDVVKPATVAEAVSALGQDEAQPLSGGQTLIPTLKARLAMPSVLVSLSGIEDMRGVRMGDDGRLCIGGGTVHATVAKEAEAHYPGLASLAARIGDPAVRNRGTIGGSVANNDPSACYPAGVLASGATIVTNAREIAADDFFEGMFATALDEGEIITEVRFPIPEKAHYEKFIQPASRFPLVAVFVAKFADGVRVAVTGASEDGVFRWSDAEAALSGNFAVDALSGLSLPGDGMISDLHGSGDYRAHLVAVMTKRAVAALT; translated from the coding sequence ATGTATGATTTTGATGTAGTGAAACCCGCGACAGTGGCCGAGGCGGTCTCGGCATTGGGGCAGGACGAGGCGCAACCGCTGAGCGGCGGGCAAACGCTGATCCCCACACTGAAGGCACGCTTGGCGATGCCGTCGGTTCTGGTGTCGCTGAGCGGGATCGAGGACATGCGCGGTGTGCGTATGGGCGATGACGGTCGCCTGTGTATCGGTGGGGGTACCGTACATGCGACCGTCGCCAAAGAGGCAGAGGCGCATTACCCCGGATTGGCAAGTCTGGCCGCGCGGATCGGTGATCCGGCCGTGCGCAACCGTGGCACCATCGGCGGTTCGGTCGCGAATAACGACCCCTCGGCCTGTTATCCGGCAGGGGTGCTTGCCAGCGGTGCGACGATCGTGACCAACGCGCGCGAGATCGCGGCGGATGATTTCTTTGAGGGGATGTTCGCCACCGCGCTGGACGAGGGCGAGATCATCACCGAAGTGCGTTTCCCAATCCCCGAGAAGGCGCATTACGAGAAATTTATCCAACCTGCCTCGCGCTTCCCGCTGGTGGCCGTGTTTGTGGCAAAATTCGCTGACGGTGTGCGGGTTGCTGTGACGGGTGCGTCGGAGGATGGCGTCTTCCGGTGGAGCGATGCAGAAGCCGCGCTGAGCGGGAATTTTGCCGTGGATGCCCTGTCGGGGTTGAGCCTGCCCGGTGACGGCATGATCAGCGATCTGCACGGCAGCGGTGACTACCGTGCGCATCTGGTTGCTGTGATGACAAAACGGGCAGTTGCCGCGCTGACCTAA
- a CDS encoding OmpA family protein: protein MYKLLKSTTSLTMCLALALPTGGFAQTTESCVAEGEQTVFPCVLPDGSVVADADQMMTLRADGDLAQALGLEVEAQTEAQAEPDAEAAAETVDAAEEQAAAAAEAEAAATAEAQAAAEEQAAADAEAAAAAAEAEAAEAQAAADAEAAAAAQAAEEEAAEAQAAADAQAAEAEEAAAAEAQAEAEREDAVAAQIAADAEAKAAAEAEAERDAAAAAETSASPEAQSAETQADAPAAESDAGVEAEAQAQTEPAETESTEETQAETDVPADSSSDTETQAEAETQQQTEEQIAADLAAEQAAEEARQEQRAADAAAAAEAAAAADSGEAKADVVVEEITEEDTRASSEEFSTAVTGDTSTEAKTEAKKDDDDGLSKFEKALLVGIGAVAVGSILNNGSKVVSNSGDRLVVEDPNGDLRVLKDDDALVRQAGDEVRRETFNDGSSRTTVIKPNGSKIVTILGRDGTVLRRINVDPQGNEYVLFDDTQVEERIVVNELPQVRPQANTLASQQNEEALRAALQTQLRGDQAQRYSLRQVRDVRQVRALAPEIELDAVRFATGSAAIQPEQARALSKIGTAISNAIKDDPRTVILVEGHTDAVGNAGYNLALSDRRAETVALALTEYFDVPPANLITQGYGESALKVPTETAEPANRRAVVRNITGLLRQ, encoded by the coding sequence ATGTATAAACTTTTGAAATCGACGACCTCTTTGACCATGTGTTTGGCGCTGGCTTTGCCCACAGGTGGTTTTGCCCAGACAACAGAAAGCTGCGTGGCCGAAGGGGAGCAAACCGTGTTCCCATGCGTGCTGCCTGACGGCAGTGTCGTGGCGGATGCGGATCAGATGATGACCTTGCGTGCCGACGGTGATCTGGCGCAGGCCCTTGGTCTTGAGGTGGAAGCCCAGACCGAAGCACAAGCCGAGCCCGATGCAGAAGCCGCCGCTGAAACCGTAGACGCCGCGGAAGAGCAGGCTGCCGCCGCCGCCGAGGCCGAAGCCGCGGCAACGGCAGAAGCCCAAGCCGCCGCGGAAGAGCAAGCCGCTGCCGACGCAGAGGCCGCTGCCGCCGCAGCCGAAGCAGAAGCTGCTGAAGCGCAAGCTGCAGCCGATGCAGAAGCCGCCGCCGCCGCGCAGGCCGCTGAAGAAGAGGCCGCCGAAGCTCAGGCCGCTGCAGACGCGCAAGCCGCCGAGGCCGAGGAAGCTGCTGCCGCCGAAGCGCAGGCCGAAGCAGAGCGTGAGGATGCGGTCGCCGCACAGATCGCCGCAGACGCTGAAGCCAAGGCTGCAGCCGAAGCAGAGGCAGAGCGAGACGCCGCTGCGGCTGCCGAAACCTCGGCAAGCCCTGAAGCGCAGTCTGCCGAGACACAGGCAGATGCTCCTGCCGCTGAAAGCGATGCTGGCGTAGAGGCAGAGGCGCAAGCTCAGACCGAGCCGGCAGAGACTGAGTCGACCGAAGAAACCCAAGCCGAAACCGACGTGCCGGCAGACAGCTCTTCCGACACTGAAACGCAGGCAGAGGCCGAAACCCAGCAGCAAACGGAAGAGCAGATCGCCGCTGACCTGGCGGCCGAACAGGCTGCGGAAGAGGCCCGTCAGGAACAGCGCGCCGCTGATGCAGCCGCTGCTGCCGAAGCCGCCGCCGCTGCTGACAGTGGTGAAGCCAAGGCCGATGTAGTGGTAGAAGAGATCACCGAAGAAGACACGCGCGCCTCGAGCGAAGAATTTTCGACGGCCGTCACCGGTGACACTTCTACCGAAGCAAAAACCGAAGCCAAAAAGGATGACGACGACGGGCTGAGCAAGTTCGAGAAAGCCCTGCTTGTCGGCATCGGTGCTGTGGCTGTCGGGTCGATCCTGAACAACGGCTCTAAGGTCGTGAGCAACTCGGGTGACCGTCTGGTTGTTGAAGATCCGAATGGGGATCTGCGCGTTTTGAAAGACGATGATGCGCTTGTGCGTCAGGCCGGTGACGAAGTCCGCCGCGAGACGTTCAACGACGGTTCTTCGCGCACCACTGTGATCAAGCCTAACGGCAGCAAGATCGTGACCATTCTGGGTCGGGACGGCACCGTATTGCGCCGGATCAACGTTGATCCACAGGGCAATGAATATGTGCTGTTCGATGACACCCAAGTCGAAGAACGTATCGTGGTGAATGAGCTGCCTCAGGTCCGTCCGCAGGCCAATACGCTGGCCAGCCAGCAAAACGAGGAAGCGCTGCGTGCCGCTTTGCAAACGCAGCTGCGTGGGGATCAGGCCCAGCGGTATTCGCTGCGTCAGGTACGTGATGTCCGTCAGGTCCGCGCCCTAGCACCAGAGATCGAGCTGGACGCTGTGCGTTTTGCCACAGGGTCGGCTGCAATCCAGCCTGAACAGGCCCGGGCGCTGTCCAAGATCGGGACCGCGATCAGCAATGCCATCAAGGATGATCCACGCACTGTGATCCTTGTGGAAGGGCACACCGATGCGGTTGGCAATGCGGGCTACAACCTTGCGCTGTCTGACCGTCGTGCTGAAACCGTTGCATTGGCCCTGACCGAGTATTTTGACGTGCCGCCAGCCAACCTGATCACCCAAGGCTACGGTGAAAGCGCGTTGAAAGTCCCGACCGAGACCGCCGAACCCGCCAACCGTCGTGCGGTTGTGCGCAACATCACAGGTCTGCTGCGTCAGTAA
- the infC gene encoding translation initiation factor IF-3, whose product MARRPHNAPPQRDTGPRINENIRANEIRLIGADGENVGVVTPDRAMEMAVDAGLDLVEISPNANPPVCKIMDFGKFKYETQKREAEARKKQKIIEIKEVKFRPNTDTNDYDVKMRNVFKFLDNGDKVKITLRFRGREMAHQNLGRELLERVAEDTKEVGRVENFPKMEGRQMVMLIGPLPSK is encoded by the coding sequence ATCGCTCGCAGACCGCATAACGCGCCGCCGCAAAGAGACACCGGCCCGCGCATCAACGAAAACATCCGCGCCAACGAAATCCGCCTGATCGGTGCGGATGGTGAAAACGTCGGCGTCGTGACACCGGATCGCGCCATGGAAATGGCTGTTGATGCCGGACTTGATCTGGTCGAGATTTCGCCCAATGCCAACCCGCCCGTGTGCAAGATCATGGACTTTGGCAAATTCAAGTATGAGACGCAAAAGCGTGAAGCCGAAGCGCGCAAGAAGCAAAAGATCATCGAGATCAAAGAAGTCAAGTTCCGCCCGAACACCGATACCAATGACTATGACGTCAAGATGCGTAACGTGTTCAAGTTCCTCGACAATGGGGACAAGGTAAAGATCACGCTGCGGTTCCGCGGCCGTGAGATGGCCCACCAGAACCTTGGCCGCGAGCTGCTTGAACGCGTTGCCGAAGACACCAAAGAAGTTGGCCGCGTTGAAAACTTCCCGAAGATGGAAGGCCGCCAGATGGTCATGCTCATCGGGCCGCTGCCAAGCAAATAA
- a CDS encoding ferredoxin--NADP reductase — protein MTEQNVVTQTDAKPVPTLPDAQTVTSVKHWTDRLFSFRVTRPASLRFRSGEFVMIGLMGDPHPETGKQKPLLRAYSIASPSWDEELEFYSIKVQDGPLTSKLQHIQPGDQIILRPKPVGTLVHDALLPGKRLWLFATGTGFAPFASLLREPETYEKFDQIIMTHTTRDVAELDYGRTLVESLADDPLIGEMIGDKLVYYPTTTREQSPKMGRITNLLQDGTVFKDLGIDGISADTDRGMVCGSLEFNKDIKEVLEGFGLEEGANSDPKHYVVEKAFVG, from the coding sequence ATGACCGAGCAGAATGTAGTGACCCAAACCGACGCCAAACCCGTACCCACGTTGCCTGACGCGCAGACCGTGACTTCTGTCAAACACTGGACGGACCGGCTGTTTTCCTTCCGCGTGACCCGCCCTGCGTCCTTGCGCTTTCGTTCGGGCGAGTTTGTGATGATCGGCCTGATGGGCGACCCGCACCCCGAGACCGGCAAGCAAAAGCCGCTGCTGCGCGCCTATTCCATTGCCTCGCCATCCTGGGACGAAGAGCTGGAGTTCTATTCGATCAAGGTGCAGGACGGCCCGCTGACCTCGAAGCTGCAACACATCCAGCCCGGCGACCAGATCATCCTGCGGCCCAAGCCCGTCGGTACGCTGGTGCATGACGCGCTGCTGCCCGGCAAACGTCTGTGGCTTTTCGCCACCGGCACAGGCTTTGCACCCTTTGCCTCGCTGCTGCGCGAACCGGAAACCTACGAGAAATTCGACCAGATCATCATGACCCACACCACCCGCGATGTGGCCGAGCTTGACTATGGCCGCACGCTGGTCGAGAGCCTTGCCGATGATCCGCTGATCGGCGAGATGATCGGCGACAAGCTGGTCTACTACCCCACCACCACCCGTGAACAAAGCCCCAAGATGGGCCGCATCACCAATCTGCTGCAGGACGGCACGGTGTTCAAAGACCTCGGCATCGACGGTATCAGCGCCGACACCGATCGCGGCATGGTGTGCGGGAGCCTTGAATTCAACAAGGACATCAAGGAGGTGCTTGAAGGTTTCGGGCTAGAGGAAGGGGCGAACTCCGACCCCAAACACTACGTCGTTGAAAAGGCCTTTGTCGGCTGA
- a CDS encoding DUF934 domain-containing protein, which yields MTQLINDQGFVADDFATPYAPFDAAEGVEAGATALDVPSDVQPETIPVDGAISMIRVAFPSSADGRGFTIARQLRLRGYTGRLRAHGHVIADQYAMARRSGFDEVEIPDDLAARQPQDQWLARANWQEHNYQARLRG from the coding sequence ATGACACAGTTGATCAATGATCAGGGGTTTGTGGCGGATGATTTCGCCACGCCCTACGCCCCCTTCGATGCTGCTGAAGGCGTGGAAGCCGGTGCGACCGCCCTTGACGTCCCCTCTGACGTGCAGCCGGAAACGATCCCTGTGGATGGTGCGATCTCAATGATCCGCGTCGCCTTCCCCAGCTCGGCCGACGGGCGTGGCTTTACCATCGCGCGCCAGTTGCGGTTGCGCGGCTACACCGGGCGGCTGCGGGCGCATGGGCATGTGATTGCAGACCAATACGCCATGGCGCGCCGGTCGGGCTTTGACGAGGTCGAGATCCCCGATGATCTGGCCGCGCGTCAACCGCAGGACCAATGGCTGGCCCGTGCAAACTGGCAAGAGCATAATTATCAGGCGCGTTTGCGCGGCTGA
- a CDS encoding phosphoadenylyl-sulfate reductase: MPRDQLTLPNGEKILPEGPDRVAALTRQVEKLNDGLRHHSATDVLRAAIDNVPNLALVSSFGAESVALLHLASMVKRDLPVLFIDTEMLFAETLVYQQELSERLGLRNVQTIRAQDVAEKDPDGTLHLRDPDACCAFRKTVPLQHALEGFDGWITGRKRFQSGTRASLPFFEVETPADAPARIKVNPLAHWQASDVSDYIDENRLPRHPLVAQGYPSIGCAPCTTKVKPGEDPRAGRWRNIEKEECGIHFVDGKMVRTGAKT, encoded by the coding sequence ATGCCGCGTGATCAACTGACACTTCCAAATGGGGAAAAAATCCTCCCCGAAGGGCCGGACCGCGTCGCAGCGCTGACCCGTCAGGTGGAAAAGCTGAACGATGGCCTGCGCCATCACAGCGCCACCGACGTGCTGCGTGCCGCGATCGATAACGTGCCCAATCTGGCGCTTGTCTCAAGCTTCGGGGCGGAATCCGTCGCCCTGTTGCACCTTGCCTCTATGGTGAAACGCGATCTGCCGGTGTTGTTCATCGACACAGAGATGCTCTTTGCCGAAACGCTGGTCTATCAGCAAGAGCTGAGCGAACGGTTGGGGCTGCGCAATGTGCAGACGATCCGGGCGCAGGACGTGGCAGAGAAAGACCCCGATGGGACGCTGCATCTGCGCGACCCGGACGCCTGCTGTGCCTTCCGCAAGACCGTGCCCCTGCAGCACGCGCTAGAGGGGTTCGACGGTTGGATCACGGGGCGCAAGCGGTTCCAGTCCGGCACCCGCGCCAGCCTGCCGTTCTTCGAGGTCGAAACCCCCGCCGATGCGCCTGCGCGGATCAAGGTGAACCCGCTGGCCCATTGGCAGGCCTCCGACGTGTCGGACTATATCGACGAGAACCGCCTGCCCCGGCACCCGCTGGTGGCCCAAGGCTACCCCAGCATCGGTTGCGCCCCCTGCACCACCAAGGTGAAACCGGGCGAAGACCCCCGCGCCGGCCGCTGGAGAAACATTGAAAAAGAAGAATGCGGCATCCATTTTGTCGATGGCAAGATGGTCCGCACAGGAGCAAAGACATGA
- a CDS encoding nitrite/sulfite reductase, with product MYSHTEFDDAFIAERNAQFRAQVERRIDGSLTEDEFKPLRLMNGLYLQLHAYMLRVAIPYGTLSSRQMHKLADIAAKWDKGYGHFTTRQNIQYNWPQLRDVPDMLDALAEVNMHAIQTSGNTIRNVTADHFAGAAADEIADPRPVAELIRQWSTDHPEFQFLPRKFKVAVSGAPHDRAVIKAHDIGLQIVEKDGEIGYQVIVGGGLGRTPMIGKVLYDFVSSEDLLPTLEAIVSVYNLLGRRDNKYKARIKITVHENGIDDIRARVDARYALIRPQFTGVDQQMLSRIEADFASPTFKTAPTDAYTAAYDSDPVFKSWADTNLTDHRDPSYAIVSISLKAHGKTPGDATAEQMHRMAELAAEYGHDELRISHEQNVILPHVHRGDLPALHAALKEVGLATANIGLISDIIACPGMDYCALATARSIPIAQEIATRFDELKLEHDVGPLKIKISGCINACGHHHVGHIGILGLDRAGVENYQITLGGDGTENAAIGERAGPGFSADDIIPAIERLVKGYLDLRSDADETFLQTYRRLGLAPFKAVLYPEAQANAA from the coding sequence ATGTACAGCCACACCGAATTTGACGATGCCTTCATCGCCGAACGCAACGCACAGTTCCGCGCACAGGTCGAACGCCGCATCGACGGCTCCCTGACCGAGGATGAATTCAAGCCCCTGCGCCTGATGAACGGGCTCTATCTGCAGTTGCATGCCTATATGCTGCGGGTCGCGATCCCCTATGGCACGCTCAGCAGCCGCCAGATGCACAAGCTGGCCGATATCGCTGCCAAATGGGATAAGGGCTACGGCCATTTTACCACGCGCCAGAACATCCAGTACAACTGGCCCCAGCTGCGTGATGTCCCCGATATGCTGGACGCGCTGGCCGAGGTGAACATGCACGCTATCCAGACCAGCGGTAACACCATCCGCAACGTGACTGCCGACCATTTCGCCGGTGCCGCCGCGGATGAAATCGCTGATCCGCGCCCTGTGGCCGAACTGATCCGGCAGTGGTCCACCGACCACCCCGAATTCCAGTTCCTGCCGCGCAAGTTCAAGGTCGCTGTCTCTGGCGCGCCCCATGACCGTGCGGTGATCAAGGCCCATGACATCGGCCTGCAAATCGTCGAGAAAGACGGCGAGATCGGCTATCAAGTCATCGTCGGCGGCGGCCTTGGCCGGACCCCGATGATCGGCAAGGTGCTGTATGACTTCGTCAGCTCCGAAGACCTGCTGCCCACGCTCGAGGCCATCGTCTCGGTCTATAACCTGTTGGGCCGCCGCGATAATAAATACAAAGCGCGGATCAAGATCACCGTGCATGAGAACGGCATCGACGACATCCGCGCACGGGTGGACGCCCGCTATGCGCTGATCCGTCCGCAGTTCACCGGCGTCGACCAGCAGATGCTGTCGCGGATCGAGGCGGATTTCGCCAGCCCGACGTTCAAGACCGCCCCGACGGACGCCTATACTGCTGCCTATGACAGTGATCCGGTGTTCAAAAGCTGGGCCGACACCAACCTGACCGACCACCGCGATCCGTCCTACGCGATCGTGTCGATCAGCCTCAAGGCCCATGGCAAGACCCCGGGCGACGCCACCGCCGAACAAATGCACCGTATGGCTGAACTGGCGGCCGAATACGGCCATGACGAACTGCGCATCAGCCACGAGCAGAACGTGATCCTGCCCCATGTGCACCGTGGTGACCTGCCTGCGCTGCACGCGGCGTTGAAAGAGGTCGGCCTGGCCACGGCCAATATCGGCCTGATCAGCGATATCATCGCCTGCCCCGGCATGGACTACTGCGCGCTGGCGACAGCCCGCTCGATCCCGATTGCCCAGGAAATCGCGACCCGCTTTGACGAGCTGAAGCTGGAACACGATGTCGGTCCGCTCAAGATCAAGATCTCGGGCTGCATCAATGCCTGCGGCCACCACCATGTGGGCCACATCGGGATTCTCGGGCTCGACCGCGCCGGTGTCGAAAACTACCAGATCACTCTGGGCGGTGACGGCACCGAAAACGCCGCCATCGGAGAGCGCGCCGGTCCGGGCTTTTCCGCCGACGACATTATTCCGGCGATTGAACGGTTGGTAAAGGGTTACCTCGACCTGCGCAGCGACGCGGACGAGACCTTCTTGCAAACCTATCGTCGCCTCGGTCTTGCCCCGTTCAAGGCCGTCCTCTACCCGGAAGCACAAGCCAATGCCGCGTGA
- a CDS encoding DUF2849 domain-containing protein — protein MAKPFTPKVVTANALLEGDVIYQTATGWTRKLEEAEVLTDEAVADVRLVDAIQQADLTVGAYLADVDTSTDTPKPSHFREAFRAKGPSNYTHGKQEVQ, from the coding sequence ATGGCCAAGCCCTTCACCCCCAAAGTCGTCACCGCCAATGCCTTGCTGGAAGGCGACGTGATCTACCAGACCGCCACCGGCTGGACCCGCAAACTGGAGGAGGCCGAAGTCCTGACCGACGAGGCCGTCGCCGATGTGCGTCTGGTCGATGCGATCCAGCAAGCCGATCTGACCGTCGGGGCCTATCTGGCTGATGTCGACACCAGCACAGACACACCCAAGCCATCGCATTTCCGCGAAGCATTCCGCGCCAAGGGTCCAAGCAACTACACCCACGGCAAGCAGGAGGTTCAATAA
- the cysG gene encoding siroheme synthase CysG, whose translation MDHFPIYLSTKGQRIVLSGGGEAALAKLRLLLKTEAKISVFAPTPAPEIAAWADAGRLTLHTRALRHGDVLCAKLFYAADEDETEDARTAAIARAEGALVNIVDNLHDSAFITPAIVDRDPVTIAIGTEGAAPVLARAIKADLEERLPTTLGTLARIGKGFRKMADALPFGRPRRDFWRDYYFAAGPRAVADGKAAVENALNTLLADHQTRAARAGHIAFVGGGPGDPELLTLKARRALDEADVVIYDRLVSPEILELARREALMIDVGKEGFGPSTAQETINDLLVEHAQAGAQVVRLKSGDATIFGRLDEEIDAVDAHGIGWHIVPGITSASAAVATIGQSLTKRGRNASVRFLTGHDMKGFADHDWAALARPGEVAAIYMGKKSARFIQGRLLMHGADRSTPVTLVENASRADQRIVETTLDRLPTDLNAANLTGPALTFYGLAPRAAARATTELFQEEMA comes from the coding sequence ATGGATCATTTCCCAATCTACCTGTCCACCAAGGGCCAGCGCATCGTCTTGTCAGGCGGTGGCGAAGCGGCTTTGGCCAAGCTGCGCCTGCTGCTCAAGACCGAAGCCAAGATCAGCGTCTTCGCCCCGACCCCCGCGCCCGAGATCGCGGCATGGGCCGATGCGGGCCGCCTGACGCTGCACACCCGCGCCCTGCGCCACGGCGATGTGCTGTGTGCGAAACTCTTCTACGCTGCCGATGAAGACGAGACCGAAGACGCCCGCACCGCCGCGATTGCGCGTGCCGAAGGGGCCTTGGTCAATATCGTCGACAATCTGCACGACAGCGCCTTTATCACCCCCGCCATCGTCGACCGTGACCCCGTGACCATCGCCATCGGCACCGAAGGCGCGGCCCCCGTGCTGGCCCGTGCGATCAAGGCTGATCTGGAAGAGCGCCTGCCCACAACGCTGGGGACGCTGGCGCGGATCGGCAAGGGTTTCCGCAAGATGGCCGACGCCCTGCCCTTTGGCCGTCCGCGCCGCGATTTCTGGCGCGACTATTACTTTGCCGCCGGCCCCCGCGCCGTGGCGGATGGCAAGGCCGCCGTCGAAAACGCGCTGAACACGCTGCTGGCCGACCACCAGACCCGCGCCGCACGCGCCGGTCACATCGCTTTTGTCGGTGGCGGCCCCGGGGACCCCGAACTGCTGACCCTCAAGGCGCGCCGCGCATTGGACGAGGCCGATGTGGTGATCTACGACCGGCTGGTCAGCCCCGAGATCCTCGAACTCGCCCGCCGCGAGGCGCTGATGATCGACGTGGGCAAGGAAGGCTTCGGCCCCTCTACCGCGCAGGAAACCATCAACGATCTGCTGGTCGAACACGCGCAGGCGGGTGCCCAGGTGGTCCGTCTGAAATCCGGCGACGCCACCATCTTTGGCCGCCTGGACGAAGAGATCGACGCCGTGGATGCCCATGGCATCGGCTGGCATATCGTGCCGGGGATCACCTCTGCCTCTGCCGCCGTCGCAACCATCGGGCAAAGCCTGACGAAACGCGGGCGCAACGCCTCTGTCCGGTTCCTGACCGGCCATGACATGAAAGGGTTCGCCGATCATGACTGGGCCGCTTTGGCCCGCCCGGGCGAGGTCGCCGCGATCTATATGGGCAAGAAATCCGCGCGGTTCATCCAAGGCCGCCTGCTGATGCACGGGGCCGATCGCAGCACGCCTGTCACGCTGGTCGAAAATGCCTCGCGCGCGGATCAGCGGATTGTCGAGACCACGCTGGACCGTCTGCCCACCGACCTGAACGCGGCCAATCTGACCGGCCCCGCCCTGACTTTCTATGGGCTGGCACCCCGTGCCGCCGCCCGCGCCACCACCGAATTGTTTCAAGAGGAGATGGCATAA
- a CDS encoding Lrp/AsnC family transcriptional regulator, with translation MDVRIDDVDRKILAQLQRDASQSLDDIAREVGSSKTPVWNRIRKLREAGVIGQHTVVLDAEALGFEACFFVLIRTSSHEADWQAAFLKALKNRPEVQEAHRLAGDIDYILKVRVKNARAYDAFYQALISEVRVHNVTALLSMEEIKSTTMLPL, from the coding sequence ATGGACGTTCGGATCGATGACGTGGACCGGAAAATTCTAGCGCAGTTACAACGCGATGCCAGCCAGTCCTTGGACGATATCGCGCGCGAGGTCGGCAGTTCCAAGACCCCTGTGTGGAACCGGATTCGTAAACTGCGCGAGGCAGGGGTGATCGGGCAGCATACGGTTGTGCTGGATGCAGAGGCGCTTGGCTTCGAGGCGTGTTTCTTCGTGTTGATCCGCACGTCGTCCCACGAGGCCGACTGGCAGGCGGCGTTCCTCAAGGCGTTGAAAAACCGTCCCGAAGTGCAAGAGGCGCACCGGTTGGCGGGGGACATCGACTATATCCTGAAGGTCCGCGTCAAGAACGCCCGCGCCTATGACGCCTTTTATCAGGCGCTGATTTCAGAGGTCCGCGTGCACAACGTCACAGCGCTGCTGTCGATGGAAGAGATCAAATCCACCACGATGCTGCCGCTGTAA
- a CDS encoding cytochrome P450, with translation MKTLNLSPLDPDFVQNPYAAYTRARAQGPVLFWQDYGMMAAFDAATVQALLRDRRLGRETPADQRKPTPDHMRDFYAVEDQSMLELEPPTHTRLRGLVLRAFTSRRIAGLAPEIEEIAQALLADLPKGEAFDLIPAFCTQLPVRIIARLLGVPEDMWPDLLRWSNDMVAVYQIGRTRATEEAANTAAADFTAFLRRYVNERRQDPRDDLITQLIAAEEDGEKLSTDALIGTCILLLNAGHEATVHALGNGIACLLENNTPASALAPDAINATVEEILRYDPPLHVFERFAYEDIELGDVTLEKGRKIALVLGAAGRDPALYDQPDVFDPTRPAKAHAAFGGGLHFCVGAPLARLEMQIALRALFDHAPNLQLAAPPRFANTYHFHKLDRLMVTI, from the coding sequence ATGAAAACACTGAACCTTTCCCCGCTTGATCCCGACTTCGTCCAAAACCCCTATGCCGCCTATACGCGCGCGCGTGCGCAGGGCCCCGTGCTGTTCTGGCAAGACTACGGGATGATGGCCGCTTTTGATGCGGCGACGGTGCAGGCCTTGCTACGTGACCGCCGTTTGGGCCGCGAGACCCCTGCCGACCAGCGCAAGCCCACGCCCGATCACATGCGCGACTTCTATGCGGTGGAAGACCAGTCGATGCTCGAGCTTGAGCCGCCAACCCACACCCGTCTGCGCGGGTTGGTGCTGCGTGCCTTTACCTCGCGCCGGATTGCCGGTCTCGCCCCCGAGATCGAAGAGATCGCCCAAGCCCTGCTGGCCGACCTGCCCAAGGGCGAGGCCTTTGACCTGATCCCCGCTTTTTGCACCCAATTGCCCGTGCGCATCATCGCGCGGCTGCTTGGCGTCCCCGAGGATATGTGGCCCGACCTGCTGCGCTGGTCCAATGATATGGTCGCCGTCTACCAGATCGGCCGTACCCGCGCGACCGAAGAGGCCGCCAATACCGCTGCCGCAGATTTCACCGCCTTCCTGCGCCGCTATGTCAATGAGCGTCGCCAAGACCCGCGTGACGACCTGATCACCCAGTTGATCGCCGCCGAAGAAGACGGCGAAAAACTGAGCACGGATGCGCTGATCGGCACGTGTATCCTGCTGCTGAATGCAGGGCACGAGGCGACAGTACACGCGCTTGGCAACGGGATCGCCTGCTTGCTCGAAAATAACACGCCCGCCAGCGCCCTCGCCCCCGATGCGATCAACGCCACCGTTGAAGAGATCCTGCGCTACGACCCGCCCCTGCATGTCTTTGAGCGTTTCGCCTACGAGGATATCGAACTGGGCGATGTAACGCTGGAAAAGGGCCGCAAAATTGCACTGGTGCTGGGGGCCGCGGGTCGCGATCCCGCGCTTTACGACCAGCCCGATGTATTCGACCCGACCCGTCCGGCCAAGGCCCATGCGGCCTTTGGCGGTGGTTTGCATTTCTGCGTCGGCGCGCCCCTGGCCCGGCTGGAAATGCAGATCGCGTTGCGTGCGCTTTTTGACCATGCGCCGAACCTGCAACTGGCCGCGCCACCGCGCTTTGCCAATACCTACCATTTCCACAAGCTGGATCGGCTGATGGTGACGATCTAA